The Dioscorea cayenensis subsp. rotundata cultivar TDr96_F1 chromosome 7, TDr96_F1_v2_PseudoChromosome.rev07_lg8_w22 25.fasta, whole genome shotgun sequence genome includes a region encoding these proteins:
- the LOC120264292 gene encoding LOW QUALITY PROTEIN: putative disease resistance protein RGA3 (The sequence of the model RefSeq protein was modified relative to this genomic sequence to represent the inferred CDS: deleted 2 bases in 1 codon), with amino-acid sequence MTEESSLISIVGRGGVGKTTLAHVVYYDQNVASHFKLRMWVTASEIYDTERLLKSIGVSAAGFPLRDNLEMDQILDILKGRLAENRFLLVLDDVRNEKLDWEELCKNLEYGLSGNKVIITTQIEEFVSKKRLPSFLHHLKGLSSEDSWSFFRESSCLNQLSSIENVAELEEVGMEIVTKLDGLPLAIRMVGCLLHSNIELDEWKMILNADVWKSNPNELLLYGIPAALWLSYQYLPPHIKQCLAYCSVFPRDHKFDKESLVQMWVAQGLIQAVQGTRMEDLGSEYFDYLLQMSFLQRLSSGDKSDMYELIFYSRTEFSVDYAQPKPLHSSEDKYIMHSSIYDLAVFITLNESLCLSSATMPCNSNKKKRRTRTRTRRRCGLTIQADNLDMAEISDSSMLDNVRTLLFYRTTISSNFDYDVLFSKLKCIRVLCLSDTSLEDLHKSIGNLKLLRYLDLSKTSVAAVPEELCSLSNLQTLKLSDEPPSLQEMPRCISNLINLRHLKADNCGEIYKLGKLTSLQELKEFIVSNEDGHKIEELKYLTQLHGELCISQLKNVHSEEEAKEAKLSEKEHLMKLELNWSLDYFSWDGHPGHPIESNDAVIEGLKPHINLKELTIRSNGGTKLPTWLKDGSLSNLETLEIFECRNWELLLIGQLKILKTFRVEGLPVLRHVGLKNEDDDAQLFPCLQILDMSRCSSLIGIIPLPLTLEAIRLNMVGLFTLPILQQIKSSTSYSSLASLHISSCERLTTLQAGLLEHQSQCYLQALHNLVIQDCDELVYLPEHGFSALMSLKTLRIGNCPKLRYKPSKNDSATLPSSLIDFKVIKSAALINDLFFMSMTNLHSLTSMVIKGMPDREEDQLPKHPVLTSLPWELLQHLKSLKQLEIVDCEWLVNLGLQALVSLKSLKITGCLNLIACSSSSDSAPMVLEFLEIDNSSLKMMSLELLSRLTSLHELKFMNCEDLVMFPKEMECLNCLTSLKRLYIHNCDELLSLPHDLALIPSLEELFITECSSIQSMPDMGLPASLMILVIKDCRRLKQRCKKEGEDWPKISHIFYIEVDGRNVKDETLSETASADEYLSESALLDWDASF; translated from the exons TAAGCTTAGAATGTGGGTTACTGCATCTGAAATCTATGATACGGAGAGGCTTTTGAAGTCCATAGGAGTGTCTGCAGCTGGGTTTCCTTTGCGTGACAACCTTGAAATGGATCAAATACTTGATATATTGAAGGGTAGATTAGCAGAAAACAGATTCTTGCTTGTTCTTGATGATGTTCGCAATGAAAAACTTGACTGGGAGGAGCTGTGCAAGAACTTGGAGTATGGACTGAGTGGCAACAAGGTTATCATAACCACACAAATAGAAGAGTTTGTGAGCAAGAAGAGATTGCCATCATTCCTACATCATTTGAAGGGCCTGTCATCTGAAGACTCTTGGTCTTTTTTTAGAGAATCTTCATGTCTTAATCAGCTGTCATCCATTGAGAATGTAGCAGAGTTGGAAGAAGTTGGCATGGAGATTGTGACCAAGTTGGATGGGTTGCCACTTGCAATTAGGATGGTAGGATGTCTACTGCACTCAAACATTGAGCTTGATGAATGGAAGATGATCTTAAATGCTGATGTTTGGAAGTCTAACCCCAATGAATTATTATTGTATGGTATTCCTGCTGCCTTGTGGTTAAGTTATCAGTATCTGCCACCGCACATCAAGCAATGCCTCGCATACTGCTCTGTGTTCCCTAGAGATCATAAGTTCGACAAGGAAAGCTTAGTCCAAATGTGGGTGGCTCAGGGCCTTATTCAAGCTGTCCAAGGGACAAGAATGGAGGATTTAGGAAGTGAGTATTTTGACTATCTGTTGCAGATGTCCTTTTTGCAGAGATTGAGTTCTGGAGATAAATCTGATATGTATGAGCTGATATTTTATTCAAGAACTGAATTCAGTGTTGATTATGCTCAACCGAAGCCCTTGCACAGCTCTGAAGACAAGTACATTATGCATAGCTCGATTTATGACTTAGCTGTGTTCATTACTTTGAATGAATCCCTTTGCCTATCATCAGCCACGATGCCCTGCAAtagtaataagaaaaaaagaagaacaagaacaagaacaagaagaaggtgCGGC TTAACAATACAGGCTGACAACCTGGACATGGCTGAAATTTCTGATTCAAGCATGCTGGATAATGTACGCACACTTCTTTTTTATCGCACAACAATAAGTTCTAATTTTGATTATGATGTTTTGTTCTCAAAGTTGAAATGCATCAGAGTGTTATGTTTGAGTGACACAAGTTTAGAAGATTTGCACAAATCAATTGGCAATTTGAAACTACTCAGATATCTTGACCTTTCGAAGACATCTGTTGCTGCAGTACCAGAAGAGCTGTGTAGCCTGTCCAATTTGCAGACTTTGAAGCTGAGTGACGAACCTCCTTCTCTTCAAGAGATGCCCCGTTGCATATCAAATTTGATCAACTTAAGGCACCTGAAAGCAGACAACTGTGGAGAGATATATAAGCTCGGAAAGCTCACATCCCTACAGGAGTTGAAGGAGTTCATAGTCTCAAATGAAGATGGACACAAGATAGAAGAGCTAAAGTACCTGACACAACTCCATGGGGAACTTTGCATTTCTCAACTTAAGAATGTGCATAGCGAGGAAGAAGCCAAGGAAGCCAAATTGAGTGAGAAAGAGCATCTCATGAAGTTGGAGTTAAACTGGTCTTTGGATTACTTTTCATGGGATGGACATCCTGGACATCCTATAGAATCAAATGATGCAGTCATTGAAGGTCTTAAACCCCATATAAATCTCAAAGAGCTCACTATAAGGAGCAATGGTGGAACTAAGCTTCCAACCTGGTTGAAAGATGGATCACTCTCAAACCTAGAAACTTTAGAGATATTTGAGTGTCGAAATTGGGAACTTTTACTTATTGGGCAGCTAAAGATCTTAAAGACATTTCGAGTTGAGGGATTGCCTGTACTTCGGCATGTCGGTCTaaagaatgaagatgatgatgccCAACTGTTTCCTTGTCTTCAAATACTAGACATGAGTAGATGCTCTAGCTTGATTGGAATAATCCCACTCCCTCTAACACTCGAAGCAATAAGGTTGAATATGGTGGGGCTGTTTACTCTTCCCATTTTGCAGCAAATCAAAAGTTCGACATCTTATTCATCACTTGCATCACTGCACATCTCTTCTTGTGAAAGATTGACCACACTGCAAGCGGGACTACTAGAACATCAATCACAGTGCTACTTGCAAGCTCTTCATAACTTAGTTATTCAAGACTGTGATGAGCTTGTTTATTTGCCAGAACATGGTTTCTCTGCTCTTATGTCATTGAAGACCTTGCGCATTGGAAATTGCCCAAAACTCAGATACAAGCCAAGTAAAAATGACAGTGCTACTCTTCCTTCATCTCTCATTGATTTCAAAGTCATTAAATCGGCAGCTCTGATCAATGATTTATTCTTCATGAGTATGACAAACCTTCATTCTCTAACATCGATGGTGATCAAAGGCATGCCAGACAGAGAGGAAGATCAACTTCCCAAACACCCTGTATTGACATCACTCCCCTGGGAACTGCTGCAACACTTGAAGTCACTAAAGCAGTTAGAAATTGTGGACTGTGAATGGTTAGTAAATCTTGGACTTCAAGCTCTTGTGTCGCTCAAATCTTTGAAGATCACTGGCTGCCTGAATTTGATTGCATGTTCATCATCCTCTGATAGTGCTCCAATGGTTCTTGAATTTTTGGAGATTGACAACAGCTCACTGAAGATGATGAGCTTAGAGCTGCTAAGCAGGCTCACCTCACTGCATGAACTGAAATTCATGAATTGCGAAGATCTAGTAATGTTTCCGAAAGAGATGGAGTGTTTAAATTGCCTCACTTCCCTCAAGCGGCTGTATATTCATAACTGCGATGAGCTTCTGTCTCTGCCTCATGACCTTGCACTCATTCCTTCACTTGAGGAGTTATTTATAACTGAATGCAGTAGTATTCAGTCCATGCCGGATATGGGTCTGCCGGCCTCCCTGATGATACTGGTTATCAAAGATTGCCGCCGTTTGAAGCAGAGATGCAAAAAGGAAGGTGAAGATTGGCCCAAGATCTCTCATATCTTCTACATTGAAGTTGATGGACGGAATGTTAAGGATGAGACATTATCTGAGACAGCTTCCGCTGATGAGTACCTTTCTGAATCTGCTCTATTAGATTGGGATGCCAGTTTCTAA